The following proteins come from a genomic window of Aricia agestis chromosome 19, ilAriAges1.1, whole genome shotgun sequence:
- the LOC121736592 gene encoding ejaculatory bulb-specific protein 3-like: MLKQIILLCCLCGALAQKYHTLNDDYDEDAAVKRPGLLKKQFECFLDKGPCTPVWDSYKKYISEAVERSCDKCLPNQEHEFKKFLAEGKRSMPDMYDAFRARYDPTGQYWPRLEVELQKY; this comes from the exons ATGCTGAAACAGATTATCCTGCTATGCTGTCTGTGCGGTGCTCTCGCACAGAAGTACCACACCCTGAACGACGACTATGATGAGGACGCGGCAGTGAAGCGGCCCGGCCTGCTGAAGAAGCAGTTCGAGTGCTTCCTGGACAAGGGACCCTGCACCCCGGTGTGGGACAGCTACAAGA AGTACATATCGGAGGCAGTAGAGCGGTCCTGTGACAAGTGTTTGCCGAACCAGGAACACGAGTTCAAGAAATTCCTGGCGGAGGGCAAGCGCTCCATGCCTGACATGTACGACGCCTTCCGCGCCCGGTACGACCCTACGGGCCAGTACTGGCCCAGGCTGGAAGTCGAGCTGCAGAAATATTGA
- the LOC121736588 gene encoding ejaculatory bulb-specific protein 3-like: MFIRHAALLVVLSAFANGVDYHDTMDDNHDFNAVMADKKLLRQHLDCYLDKGPCNDVMQSYKKHIPTFIRESCARCNPPQKHMLKTWLDGLEKVDPEGFRQYSKKYDPGNIYITPLRAAVAGF, translated from the exons ACACGCAGCTCTTTTGGTGGTACTGTCTGCCTTCGCCAACGGCGTGGACTATCACGACACGATGGATGACAACCACGACTTCAACGCCGTGATGGCGGACAAGAAGCTCCTGCGGCAGCACCTGGACTGCTACCTGGATAAAGGACCCTGCAATGACGTGATGCAGAGCTATAAAA AGCACATTCCCACCTTCATCCGGGAGAGCTGCGCGCGATGCAATCCACCCCAGAAGCACATGTTGAAGACGTGGCTGGACGGTCTGGAGAAGGTGGACCCTGAGGGTTTCAGGCAGTACAGTAAGAAGTATGACCCTGGCAATATCTACATCACACCCTTGAGAGCAGCTGTGGCTGGTTTTTGA